CATTCATTATGAGCTGCGCATGCAACAATTAGTGAACCGTTCTCAGTCTGTCAGTTCTCAGGTCAGAAATGAATGGATATATATTCTAAGTACTTCTATGATTGCAATCTTCATGTTGATGTTTACAGAAAACTGCAGAATTTCTAGGACCCACATTTACTGTTCCTGTGAAAAGTGCTTCACATACATATCTCATTTAGACAATTTTGAGCCTGTCCATGTGAGGGCTGGCATGATACAACCAAGTTAATATCAAGTTTGGATCAGTCAAATAGCTCTGTTAGCATACTTGATGCACAAGGCATTCGGGAATGGTAAATGCAGATTCATCCTACCAAAGAGAGGTCAgattatgaagaaattttgttattgCTAGGAAGATGCCTTGGTAAATTCTTAAGAGCTTTAACTAGCTTAGCACATGAGGAAGTACAGTAATAAGGGCGAGAAGAGGATTGCCGTCTGTTGACCAATCAAAACACCGTTTTACAGAAGTTCAGAGATAAACAATGATATCTGGCCTAAGCTAATTACCTCCAAAAGATCTTCGATGTTGATCATTAGCGCTCCAGCTATTGGAGGAACGTTAGATCCACTTGTTTTCATGAAGCGCTTGAAGTCCTCCAATTTGACTTTGGAGGAGAATTGTGAGGAAGTCGTTGTCTGAATGCTTTGTCACACCCAGGGTCAACCTTGGGTTGGGGCCATGGCGGATAGTAGTGGCACATGATCGAGTGTCCATTTCCACAATCCATCTCTGTGATTTGGGTGGGAGTCCTAGCGCTTCTGATAAGAGCTCAAACAGACAAGAGCCCAGTCTCATCACATGCTTTGAGTACTCCATCAGTATTTCTCTGCCAGAGAATTTTCGATGCATCAAAAAACTGATGCCGTAAAAGTATGGTTGGACAGATTCCTGGAGAATGCCAGAAAGTGCATTGGTATTTTGTATCAATTTCAGGGGCAAAAGCTTGGTATTGCTATCGCAAGAATGCAAATAAGTCAACCATCAAGGAACATCCTATTTTCTgcccaaaaagaacaaaacaaccGCATGATCAATCTATTCTTACTGATCCATTGTAATGAGAAAGGTACGTGAATAACTCAAGTTTCATTCACTTGCTAGTTTTCATTTCCTCAGTGCCCTTGATtcaaggaggaaaaaaagtaaaataaaaaaggttatCAAGTATTATTCAGTGAAAAGCAGTCACCTTGCACCTATATGAACTAAGGCAATGCAAGCAAACTATCTTTATCAATTAACTTTGTGAATTTGTTCATAAATTTCCCTTTTCTGAAAGTTGAAAGACGCCAAGAGAAAGCCATTGGCTCACCTGCAAGCTTCGGGCAACTACTGGGGCTGGGGGGCTCTGGTCCCATGGAGCAAAATATACTGTCCCTCCAATCAGCGGCTATCGAATTATAAAGGGCATGTTGCTGTTGTACATGACCCTTTCGTAAAATCTCTGGTGTATGATCCTTTCTTGGCCTCTGTATTCTGCTCAAAGAACCTGCGTGACCCTCTATCACCTCCTCCAAGAGGCTCTCATGGACCCCATGGTTGATCACCTGGACGAAATCCCATTTTCCCATTGCTTGCCCGATATTCTGCACTGTCTCCTTATGACAGGCGGGGCCTGCATTTGCGCATCCTAGGTTGATCACCGGGATGTCCACGCGATCATCACTGCAGGCCATGCTGTCAGGCAGCCGGACAAATATGTGGGGGACTTGGGTGATCCCGGCATCTACAAGGCCTTTGACTCCAGCCTTAGTCTCATCGAATGCTCTCAATTCGCTCACTTGGTCATGTTCGGTGTCTGCGGTGGTGACCATTGTGTGTTCTGTCACGAGGCCTTACTGTATTTGAGCAAGTTGGGTCTTGATGAAGTTCACTTTACGTGGTTATGTAGTGGTGGTATTGGATATCCACCATTTTTTATTTAGAGAAGAAGCTAAACACAAGGGACATGAAGGTTGTCAAGAGttgagttttcttttaaatgaaatttggcCCAAGAAGATGTCAAACGCTAGGAGTTGGCAACTTAAGAATTCCTTGTTTCTTGACTAAGAAAGTGTTTGTCGCCATCCATAAAAGCACATGTTAACGGTATCTTCAAGAAGAATAGGgagggaaaacgttttccaattGGGATTATTACATGGTTGGATACGATAGACTTTGATAGTTGCTTGTCCAAATCTTGTGcattatcatcttttttttttataaaagaaaaaaaaaaacatgattaATTGACCTGGGGGCTATGTAAAGAGTTCAAAAATGTTTACTTAACTATCGACTTAACTATCGAaacattatatttaataaaatgaagaatGAGGAGAAATAAGAAgagataaattaattatttaaatatattaattaaaatcataagtaattaattaatttcctaaCAAGAGGAAATCCAATATTATTTCATTCATTCCTTACTTGAGttcttttttcacatttatGCATAAACATGATTGATGCAAACTATACGGAAGAGCTTGTAAGTTTTTACTAAACTATTGAaacattatatttaataaaatgaggtaTGGTGAAAAATAGAAGGAGATTAATTGATTGTTAAACATATGAATTATAAGCCACAAGTAATTAATCGTTTTCCtagcaaataaaatttattttcattcattccttctttttcaaatatatgagaGAACGTGATTGATGCACAAAATAGTGGAAAGGTTCATGAATTAATAACTAATTATATGATGACTATTTAAAACtctaaacaaagcaaaaatgGAAATCATAAATTGCGAAAGATCAGGTAACACGTATGCTATTTTCCCCACATAATTTACCCTTGAGAAAAGAGTTAGAAGCAAAATAATGTAAGTagtatttaaattttgatactCCCGTCAACAGCCCTATATTAGATATTATGACATAAAAACATATAAAGTAATTAATGTATgttagacaaaaaaaataaaaataaaaattaagataatCGCAATGTTGCAATACTATATATGTAGTGTACAAAAATGTCTCAAATTATAAGAATATGTATACTGGAAACTAGAGATTCGTTACTTAAAAATGAGCATTGTAATATTTTCACTTTGTCgatatcataaatataaaagcTTCATTAAacttaaataattttccaaaataccaaCTAAATTACAACAAATCTACTTCAACTGGTTCTAAAATAtggaaacccaaaaaaaaacctagTACTATATAATACATAACGCCCCAAAATTGGATAAAGGCCTCGGCTTCTCTCTGCCTTTGGGTTGGGCTGGACTGACCCAAATAATCTTTTGTTTCCACCACCCTTCGCCTCACTGCCATTTTCATGCCGCCATCCATAACCCTACTCTCAAACCCAACTCGAGCCCTCTCACCGTCTCAGGCAAGCCAATCCACAAAATTGCTCGCCCATTCTTCGAAAGCAaaaatttaagaagaaaaatcGCTAGGAATTGGAGACTAGATCGGGTCCAATTTGAGTTGAGTCTGAATTAGGTTGGGTATGTTTCGTTAAAATTATATTGTAATAAATTGTGAtatggattaaattggtaaatttgggTCAAAGCATTTTCAACCCAATCCACTTGTTTGAAGGCCTATGTTTAAGCCTCGTTCGTTAgcaattaaaaggaaaatgttgtCGTTGGGGCATCAACTTCTGTCTTAGTTGTCAATTCTCTGAATGAGAGCAAGAGACGCTAAGGCGAAAATAATTGTAGTGTGGTTTCTTCCCACCGTTCTTTATTTTCTACTGTGGTTCATTGGCTCGTTTTACTTCATTTATCGTTAGGAAAAGGTTTCTTTTTTATACTCTATAATTGAGAGAGGCAGTATACCATTTCTATAGCTAAAGGTTACTCCAAGAAAGGACCTTTAAGGTCTTCAATTAATGTAATATTATTTAGGTTGATAAGAGGAAACCTAAATTTGCCAGGATTAATGTTTTTTTGGAGAACTCATTGAGCAATTGGTGGCCTTTTCTTAAGCTCTAAAatagggaaaagtacaaaaaaaaacattctaaacctattgcattgataccaattcagttataaatttttcaatttaactaatttaattctaaacattttcacattagtacAAATTTAGCCCATCCTGCCAATTTAAGCCAAAAATTCGCCGATGTTGATGCCGACCTCCTACTTGGCACGGTCGGCACtagttttaggattaaattagtctaattaaaaggtttatagcTTAATCGGTACTAATGTGATGAGTttatatgacttttttggtacttttcctctCTAAAGCTTGGATCAATAGTAAATATATTGGTCCTTTTTGCTTTAGGAGTTTTTTATACAAGGCGCAATTtgtagggaaaagtaccaaaaaaatcataaacttattgcattgatacaaattcaatcataaacttttcaattgaaccaattcaatccaaacattttcacatttgtaTTTATTCAGTCCAtatgaccaattttggccagccAGTGCTAATGTGGACTACG
This region of Eucalyptus grandis isolate ANBG69807.140 chromosome 8, ASM1654582v1, whole genome shotgun sequence genomic DNA includes:
- the LOC104417249 gene encoding 1-aminocyclopropane-1-carboxylate oxidase homolog; translated protein: MVTTADTEHDQVSELRAFDETKAGVKGLVDAGITQVPHIFVRLPDSMACSDDRVDIPVINLGCANAGPACHKETVQNIGQAMGKWDFVQVINHGVHESLLEEVIEGHAGSLSRIQRPRKDHTPEILRKGHVQQQHALYNSIAADWRDSIFCSMGPEPPSPSSCPKLAVKLEDFKRFMKTSGSNVPPIAGALMINIEDLLELIMNDQFKSVEHRVMANKRGPRVSVACFFGHTPQPSSRLYGPIKELTPADNPPIYNETTLPNYTAHYISQGVRGTSALPDFKL